In Corylus avellana chromosome ca2, CavTom2PMs-1.0, the following proteins share a genomic window:
- the LOC132171215 gene encoding sm-like protein LSM2: MLFFSYFKDLVGREVTVELKNDLAIRGTLHSVDQYLNIKLENTRVVDQDKYPHMLSVRNCFIRGSVVRYVQLPPEGVDIELLHDATRREARGG; encoded by the exons ATg TTGTTCTTCTCGTACTTCAAAGACTTGGTGGGGCGAGAAGTGACGGTGGAGCTGAAGAACGACCTTGCAATCAGGGGGACTCTGCACTCCGTTGACCAATACCTCAACATTAAGCTTGAGAACACTCGGGTTGTCGATCAGGACAAGTACCCCCACATG CTTTCAGTGAGGAACTGTTTCATCAGGGGGTCAGTGGTGAGATACGTTCAACTACCTCCAGAGGGAGTCGACATTGAGCTGCTTCATGATGCCACAAGAAGAGAAGCTCGGGGTGGTTGA